A window of Gadus chalcogrammus isolate NIFS_2021 chromosome 16, NIFS_Gcha_1.0, whole genome shotgun sequence contains these coding sequences:
- the cbln20 gene encoding cerebellin 20, with protein MKAIAFLALLVCYASSVQSNIGNYSWEGPDSGSRVQPPSPEENECLPDTASCGCCLMKQTMHRMEEFFNMSLGELQHSLTETRSVLNNMRASRSAFSVALTDRRWCLGPFLSDQVIIYRHVFLNLGGNYNIFNGIFVAPRSGVYLLSLTVYSDSGSAGSHLAACATMMVNDQPAAILRDLNSQDQEDSSTSVQALMLSAGDTVKVVLPKGCFLCDSGNHYNTFTGVLLYSTD; from the exons ATGAAAG CAATTGCGTTCCTCGCTTTACTGGTATGCTATGCCTCCAGCGTACAGTCAAATATAGGTAACTACTCTTGGGAAGGACCGGACTCAGGATCCAGAGTCCAACCTCCAAGCCCAGAAGAGAACG AGTGCCTCCCAGACACTGCTTCCTGCGGCTGCTGTCTCATGAAGCAGACGATGCACAGGATGGAGGAGTTCTTCAACATGAGCCTCGGTGAATTACAGCACAGCCTGACTGAGACCAGGAGTGTGCTGAACAACATGAGAG CCAGCCGCAGTGCCTTCTCCGTGGCTCTCACCGACCGTCGCTGGTGTCTGGGGCCCTTCCTCAGCGACCAAGTCATCATCTACCGGCACGTCTTCCTCAACCTGGGTGGAAACTACAACATTTTCAACGGCATCTTCGTTGCTCCCCGCTCCGGTGTGTACCTTCTCTCCCTGACAGTGTACAGCGACTCTGGCTCCGCCGGATCCCACCTGGCGGCCTGCGCCACCATGATGGTGAACGACCAGCCGGCCGCCATCCTCAGAGATCTCAACAGCCAGGACCAGGAGGACAGCAGCACCAGCGTGCAGGCGCTGATGCTGTCCGCCGGAGACACGGTGAAAGTGGTCCTGCCCAAAGGCTGCTTCCTGTGTGACAGCGGCAATCACTACAACACCTTCACCGGAGTCCTGTTGTACTCCACCGACTAA
- the LOC130405310 gene encoding cerebellin-1-like — MVALSLMSVWGLLCLCTTVHGMGSNIDLLAQTAINLPSTLSCGVNWGCDCAFRQKDCCCGAKQFTALEDSVYTRLVALRMELHDVEMQTEALTKNTHIAFSASMAARSGSFGPFTTNVPIPYTLIATNDGNGYNPALGIFTAPRAGVYSFAYTVYSSVGTTGARLYHNIQLMLNGEVVASTWEDNREDTEDSGSQVVVLQMRRGCQVYMEMVSGRSLAGNTRNAYNHFSGYLVYPDDED, encoded by the exons ATGGTTGCATTGTCGCTTATGAGCGTGTGGGGGTTGCTGTGCCTCTGCACCACTGTCCATGGCATGGGCAGCAATATCGACCTATTGGCACAAACAGCAA TCAACCTCCCGAGCACCCTGAGCTGTGGTGTGAACTGGGGGTGCGATTGTGCATTCAGGCAGAAGGACTGCTGTTGTGGGGCCAAGCAGTTCACGGCCCTGGAAGACAGCGTCTACACCAGGCTGGTGGCATTGAGGATGGAGCTCCACGACGTTGAAATGCAAACAGAGGCCCTCACAA AAAACACCCACATCGCCTTTTCAGCCAGCATGGCTGCAAGATCCGGTTCTTTTGGTCCTTTCACCACAAATGTTCCCATTCCCTACACCTTAATTGCTACTAACGATGGAAACGGATATAACCCTGCTCTGG GCATCTTCACCGCGCCTCGTGCGGGGGTATACTCCTTCGCCTACACTGTGTACTCCAGCGTCGGTACCACGGGGGCGCGCCTCTACCATAAT ATCCAACTGATGTTGAACGGAGAGGTCGTGGCGTCCACGTGGGAGGACAACCGCGAGGACACGGAGGACAGCGGGTCCCAG gtggtggtgttgcagaTGAGGAGAGGCTGCCAGGTTTACATGGAGATGGTGTCCGGGAGAAGCCTCGCTGGAAACACTAGAAATGCTTATAACCATTTCTCCGGCTACCTCGTGTACCCTGACGATGAAGATTAG